The DNA region GCATGCTGCACGGGAGGGCAGGCTGAGATCTCGGATTAACCCCTTGATCGCAGGGTTTTGGCCGATCACGAAGCCGGCCGATAGCTCAGCCGAAGCGTTCCAACGCCATGGCGAAGATGTCGGCATCGACATTGCCGCCGGAGGTGACGGCGACGACTGTATCGCTTTCCAGCGCCTCACCATGGAAAAGAGCGGCAGCCAGCGCCACGGCGCCGCCCGGCTCAACGACGATCTTCAATCTGACGAAGGCGAGCGCCATGGCGCGGAGCGCCTCCTCGTCGGTGACGACGATGCCGGCGCCGGCGAGGCGCTTCAAGATCGGGAAGGTGATCTTGCCCGGCTCCGGTGTGACGATCGCATCGCAGATCGAACCCGACATCGCGGCATTGCGTTCGATCCTGCCGGAGGCGAGCGATCGGGTGGTGTCGTCGAAATTCTCCGGCTCGCAGGGACGGACGCGAAAGCCGGGGGCGCTGGCCTCGAGGGCGAGCGCGATGCCTGACGTCAGTCCGCCGCCGCCGCAGGGAACGAGCACCTCGGCTTCCGTCACACCTTCTTCTTCCGCCTGTTCGGAGATTTCGAGGCCAGTCGTGCCCTGGCCGGCGATGACAAGCGGTTCGTCGAAAGGCTTGATCAGCGTCAGGCCGCGATCGGCGGAGAGCCGCGCGCCGATTTCATCGCGATCCTCGTTGGCGCGGTCGTAGAGCACGACTTCGGCACCGAAGGCGCGGGTGTTGGCGATCTTCAGCTTCGGCGCATCGCTCGGCATGATGATGACGGCGGGCACGCCGTGCAGCTTGGCGGCAAGGGCGACGCCCTGCGCATGGTTGCCCGAGGAGAAGGCGATGACGCCGCGCGTGCGTACGGCCGGGTCAAGGCCGGAAACCGCAGACCAGCCGCCGCGAAACTTGAAGGAACCCGAATGCTGCAGGCATTCCGCCTTCACGAACAGCCGCCGGCCGGCGATCTCGTTCAGGAAGGGGGAGGAGAGAAGCGGCGTGCGGCGCGCGCGACCGCGCAGTCGAGCGCGGGCGGCAACAATCATTTCAATGCTGACCATTCGGGAATCGTCCTGCTTGCGGGAGTCGCTCATGCATAAGACGGGGCAAACGGTTTGTGAACGGTGACTTTGTCACCGTGACATGAATGACCATTGCGCCTATGCCCGGCGGCTCGCCGACCGTCAATAGCCGCCTGCTGAGCCTTCCGTCGCGCGGGCGTCCATGGCGCCGTTGTAACGAGCGCCGCTGCCTTTTTCGATGGCGGCAAGGCTTTTGCCGCCGACGAGGATACCAGCGGCCTGGCCCCAGAGCGGGGCGTCGTTGCCGCCGTCGAAGCTATAGCCCATTGCGGCAAGCGTCTTTTCCGTATCCGGTGAAAGCGCATAGGGCTCGAGATAGACCTTGTCGGGCTGCCATTGGTGATGGAAACGTGGCGCGTTGACAGCCTGGCTGATATCCATGCCGAAATCGACGACATTCAAAATCGCCTCCAACGTGATGGTGATGATGCGCGAGCCGCCGGGGCTGCCGATCACCATGAAGGGCTTGCCGTCACGGGTGACGATCGTCGGGCTCATCGAGGAGAGCGGCGTCTTCTTCGGGGCGATGGCATTGGCTTCGCCCTGAACGAGACCATAAAGGTTCGGCACACCCGGCTTTGAGGTAAAATCGTCCATCTCGTTGTTGAGCAGAACGCCGGTTCCGGGCGCGACGACGGCCGCGCCGAAGGAGCCGTTCAGCGTATAGGTGACGGCAACCGCATTGCCCTCGTCGTCAATGATCGAATAATGGGTCGTCTCGTTGCTTTCCTTGCCGCCGAGCGGTTTCAGGTTGGCCGAATTCCCGGCCCTGTAGGAATCGATCTTTGCTGCGATCTCCTTGGCGTAGCTCTTGTCGAGCATTTTCTCGACCGGGTTCTCGACGAAATCGGGATCGCCGAGCGCCGCGTTGCGGTCGACATAGGCGTAGCGCATCGCCTCGACCATCACGTGCACGGTTTCAGCCGAGGCGTAGCCGAGATAGGAGAGCGGATAACCTTCGAGGACGTTGAGGATCTCGCAGATGATGACGCCGCCGGAGGAAGGTGGCGGTGAGGAGATGATGTCGTATCCGCGGTAATTGCACTCGATTGGCTTCAGTTCGCGCACGGTGTATTGCTCGAAATCCTCCTTGGCAAGGATACCGCCCTTGGCCTGGCTCGCTTTGACGATCGCCTCGGCGGGGGCGGCCTTGTAGAAGGCGTCGGGTCCTTTTTCCGAGATGGCTGCCAGAACCGCGGCGAGGTCGGGCTGCGCAAGCTTTTCGCCGGACGCATAGGGCTTGCCGTCCTGTTTCAGGAAAATCTTCGCCGCCGTCTCGTCCTTGGCAAGGCGCTTGGCGCCGCCGGCGAGAATCGCGGCATCGCCCTGTTCCAGCGTGTAGCCTTCCTTGGCGAAGCGGAGCGCCGGTGCGATCAGATCCTGGCGTGAGCGGGTGCCGTATTTCTCCCGCGCCGTCTCGAAGCCCTTGACCGAACCGGGAACGCCGACGGCGAGGTAGCCGTCAAGGCTGGCGCGCGGCACGATATCGCCCTTGCTATCGAGATACATGGTCTTTGTCGCGGCGAGCGGCGCGCGCTCGCGGAAATCGAGGAAGGTCTTGCTGCCGTCTTTCAGGCGAATGGTCATGAAGCCGCCGCCGCCGAGATTGCCGGCCGAGGGATAGACGACCGCCAGTGCATAACCGACGGCGACCGCCGCATCGACGGCGTTGCCGCCGCTCTTCAGCACCTCGACGCCGACATCGGTCGCCA from Rhizobium sp. NLR16a includes:
- a CDS encoding threonine/serine dehydratase — its product is MVSIEMIVAARARLRGRARRTPLLSSPFLNEIAGRRLFVKAECLQHSGSFKFRGGWSAVSGLDPAVRTRGVIAFSSGNHAQGVALAAKLHGVPAVIIMPSDAPKLKIANTRAFGAEVVLYDRANEDRDEIGARLSADRGLTLIKPFDEPLVIAGQGTTGLEISEQAEEEGVTEAEVLVPCGGGGLTSGIALALEASAPGFRVRPCEPENFDDTTRSLASGRIERNAAMSGSICDAIVTPEPGKITFPILKRLAGAGIVVTDEEALRAMALAFVRLKIVVEPGGAVALAAALFHGEALESDTVVAVTSGGNVDADIFAMALERFG
- the ggt gene encoding gamma-glutamyltransferase, which codes for MGRLHIGTISVISALSLTLTTAFAASPAPVEAEHGMVVTAQHLATDVGVEVLKSGGNAVDAAVAVGYALAVVYPSAGNLGGGGFMTIRLKDGSKTFLDFRERAPLAATKTMYLDSKGDIVPRASLDGYLAVGVPGSVKGFETAREKYGTRSRQDLIAPALRFAKEGYTLEQGDAAILAGGAKRLAKDETAAKIFLKQDGKPYASGEKLAQPDLAAVLAAISEKGPDAFYKAAPAEAIVKASQAKGGILAKEDFEQYTVRELKPIECNYRGYDIISSPPPSSGGVIICEILNVLEGYPLSYLGYASAETVHVMVEAMRYAYVDRNAALGDPDFVENPVEKMLDKSYAKEIAAKIDSYRAGNSANLKPLGGKESNETTHYSIIDDEGNAVAVTYTLNGSFGAAVVAPGTGVLLNNEMDDFTSKPGVPNLYGLVQGEANAIAPKKTPLSSMSPTIVTRDGKPFMVIGSPGGSRIITITLEAILNVVDFGMDISQAVNAPRFHHQWQPDKVYLEPYALSPDTEKTLAAMGYSFDGGNDAPLWGQAAGILVGGKSLAAIEKGSGARYNGAMDARATEGSAGGY